From Bombina bombina isolate aBomBom1 chromosome 1, aBomBom1.pri, whole genome shotgun sequence:
CTTTGAGTGACAGACACTGTCAGTGAGAGAGGGAGTCTCGGGCCGTGGGTGGGCGGGGCTTGTGCGAGTTAGTGACTTAATCGGATTCGGCACTACCGGGcccggtcaaaaaaaaaaaaattgtacattacACTTGCTATGTCAGTGGGCCCGGCGGGCCCCTCATTCCGGCCAGGTCCCTGACTGTAGTCactcctgtcaccccctgatggtggccctgccaCAAGTTTGTACAACAATCACTGAAAATGTTTCCTTTTTTATTCTTAATCCCTTTCAGGGCTCCCCAAGTCATGTTGACTGTTTCTTTCCTTCACCTATCCCCTGGTACCAGACTCACTGCTCCATCCTTTTTATCCAGGGTCATGGTGGAACTATTCCTACCTTTAGCTAAATTTAGGAAATCCAGGCCTATGATACTTGTGAAAAACAGGCCAAAATTAGTGTTCAAGGACTAAATATCCTGAGAAACAATGCTTGAAGAGTGTTTTCTGATTTAATTAAATAAAGCTGCCAAGGTCCCTTAATACAAAGCACCACAGGTTAAGTTTATTATTTAGAATACTATTTTCTAACATTGCAATCCTGATTTACACCCTGATTTTTTTACATGTAGGTAAACAAAAGTTGTGATTTATACATTGACACTTAAATATTACAACTTTCCTTAAGAGGTCAAAGAGCACTTACAAAATACAGTGTGTTTGCCGTAAAAAAGATTATGATCAttccacttaaccccttaatgaccggaccatttttcaattttcttacccttaatgacaatggctatttttacatttctgcggtgtttgtgtttagctgtaattttcctcttactcatttactgtacccacacatattatataccgtttttctcgccattaaatggactttctaaagataccattattttcatcatatcttataatttactataaaaaaaatataaaatatgaggaaaaaattgaaaaaaacacactttttctaactttgacccccaaaatctgttacacatctacaatcaccaaaaaacacccatgctaaatagtttctaaattttgtcctgagtttagaaatacccaatgtttacatgttctttactttttttgcaagttatagggccataaatacaagtagcactttgctatttccaaacaactttttttcaaaattagcgctagttacattggaaccctgatatctgtcaggaatacctgaatatcccttgacatgtatatatttttttttagaagacaacccaaagtattgatctaggcccattttggtatatttcatgccaccatttcaccgccaaatgtcatcaaataaaaaaataagttcactttttcacaaattttgtcacaaactttaggtttcccactgaaattatttacaaacagcttgtgcaattaaggcacaaatggttgtaaatgcttctttgggatcccctttgttcagaaatagcagacttatatggctttggcattgctttttggtaattagaaggccactaaatgctgctgcgcaccacacgtaaattatgcccagcagtgaaggggttaattaggtaggttgtagggagcttgcagggttaattttagctttagggtagagatcagcctcccacctgacacatcccaccccctgatccctcccaaacagttctcttccctcccccaccccacaattgtccccgccatcttaagtactggcagaaagtctgccagtactaaataaaaggagtttttcttttttttaataaaaaaaattaaaatgttttagctgtgatggactcctgccttagccccaacctccatgatcccccccccccagctctctaaccctctcccctacctaattgccgccatcttgggtactggcagctgtctgccagtacccaatttgcccccaaaacaagtgtttttttttgcaatttattgccagtttacatttttctgtagtgtagcagccccccacaataccccaaccccctccccctcccagatccttatatatttatttatattttacttttatccccccttcctttctcattggtggcagtgggcatgtaatcgggcgcgcacgcgcgcccccgcgcgcccccccgcacgctcccggcacccggcgtgcacatagcacttacaggaaccggatgccgggtagcgatgggccgcccacccgcctccctgatgtgctcccacccaccaacgaaccggcaccatcgctaccggtgcagagagggccacagagtggctctctctgcatcggagtcttctaaatggtattgcaggatgcctccatatggaggcatcactgcaataccctgagagctgctggaagcgattgcgatcgcttccagcactctcttagacaagtgacgtaccaggtacgtccattgtcactaactgcaagtttttgcaggacgtacctggtacgtcacttgtcattaaggggttaaagggacatgaaacccaattttttttctttcatgatttaggtagaacatacaattttaaacaacttcccagtttacttctattatacaatttgcttcattctcttggtatcatttttttgaaggagcagcaatgcactactggtttctaactgagcacatgggtgagccaatgacaattggtatatatatgcagccatcaatcagcagctagaacctaggttttttgctgctcctgagctttcctaggtaaacctttcagcaaaggataacaagagaaggaagaaaaataactaatagaagtaaattggaaagttttttaaaaatgtatgctctgtctgaatctgaattttgcgttttatgtccctttaagtctatgccCCCAGCATTCCTTTATAACACTCAGAGGGGGAATATTTACAATTCACATccatttgtatagcgccaccaaattctgtagcgctgggtacaatgataggagtatacaatgacaaggatttgtgataaaatacaaaacataacaaaactaaataaatctagtacaggaggaagagggccctgctccggagagcttacagtctgcaggtttagggtgcagagacattaggttggggtagcttgtcacatcggttgtagttgcagcagtgagtgtcagggtgccaggaatcagattgagactagaagtgcaaaaataatcacacctttattaatagcaaaaaataatagaaaagtccacaagtcaaataacaagccaggagtcaaaaccagagctggtagtcagatgagccgagtcaggatccaaagcgaatagtcagacgagccagaatcaggaacaaggaaaacagcagagtcaggaacaagccaggaatcaggaaccaggaaggacgtcaggcagccaggtaatacacaggaactctcacaaacaagtctgagacaacgcaaaggcaaagcatactgaacagaggccctttaaataataagtgatgacatcacaattctgagactgcatcctgtctcacacggatgatgcacaccagcctggccataaaaggaagtgcaggaaatgaacagcatcccccacaatgcaagagaggtgagtaaaatggctgccagcagcacatggcaaacaaagcagggaaaaaccctgacagtgagtcaggcagttcatttattaggtttggttaggatgagagatggaggagagatgttaagcctctctgaataggtgggttttcaatgagcttctgaagctatacaaggttggagacagtcttatggagcagggtagagagttccagaggacaggagcagcacatgagaagtcttggaTGAGGGAGTGGgatatagagataacaggagtggagacacgtaggtcagaggttgattgaagaggacgggatggggaatattttacgatgagagaggaaatatagttgggagttagactgttgagtgctttgtaagttagagttaatactttaaataggattctggagtgtatggggagcacatgtagagactggcagagtggagcagctgatgtagatcttaATTACTATTATAGGTACATTAAACTTTACCTTCTAAATTTCCATCACAACAATGGTTTATTTATGAAACTGGTAGGACTCCATTTTATTGTATTGAATTttcattgtatttttgttttaatgctCTTTCCTCTTACAGTTTTGAACTTCATTTCAATCATACCTGTTAATGTCATAATCTATGTTTATTTATGCCTTTAATTGAAGCTGTGACACCAGAAtattgtattcttattttcaataaagaaagattatgacaaaaaaagaaaagattatgaTCATTCCATGTAATTATATACAAAAATGCAATGATTATTCTAAGGAATTATGTGCTTTGATGACACATTTTACATAATTGTCTCTTATATAATTACACAATGCACCTTTCATGAAATATGCAAGTCCTTAGCTACTAAGCATGGTAATGTCCACATTACAGAAAACTTAAAAATATGTCCCAGAGGGAACATTTCAGTAAACCAATAAAAACAAGCTTGTACAGATGTAAACTTGCATGACGACTGATTATTAAGAATAATACCTGTATCTGCCCTTATGCTGTTAATATGCACGAAGAATTGATTTTTTACCTCAAATAAAGGTAACATACACACCTTTTTTAAAGTAAGTTATTTTACTAGAAATATAAACCCAACCTATTAGTCTATCATAAAGAAAATTGCATATGTCAGACAGTATATGTGCTTTTATTCAATATACATCCTGAGATTCAGTCTTGTCTGTGTGATTAAGTCTATTTATATTTACCTTTATATTATTCTAAGGGGATGGAACTGTTTGATTATATAGGAATTTATCATTTTTTGCCCACAAGATAAACAAATTGAAACACAGAACAATGCAAACTTCATATCTCtagaattgaaaaaaatattatataaacttGAAGTTTTATAGTTCTTCAGAAACACATTTGTCTTCTATGTCAGTTTTAGGGTCGCCAGCTGTTCTCCACAGAAATACTGGAAGTCTCTAGGTGAATGGGCACGTTGGTACGTGGGGTCACACAATATCCACACCCAAAGCCCCCTTTCTTTATCcaaaccatgtatatttttcactacTAAGTattaattttaccccttggctgccagtagcatATAAATCAATCATTTTTGTTTACCTCTTTGATTGCCGGTAACCTATgtaaacagtagtgatttgacccccttgactatCTCATAGGAGGAACTTTTAAAAAATGTGTCCAGTAttgttgtgaagattttactggacagtctgcaAAAATACTGGACAGTCCTGTTGACAATTGGACACCTAGCAACCATAAACAGTTCCTCTTTTAAAACAAGATTCCTAGATCAGTTATCTAAAAGCTAAGGTAAAAAAAGGGATAAATAAGCATGGCAATCAGCATGTTCTGCCACTTTACAATATATGTCATTATTGTAAGCAGaactaaagaggaaaaaaaaagatttgaagGATATTATAGGATACAAAGAAGAACAAATAACTATGGCTGTAAAATAACAGCATATGGGGTGTAATAGAAATTATAATTCTTTTACATTACTTTTGCTATAGCCTCCAGTAACTTATACAAGTCATCACAATACAATGAACTACACTGGCGGTACAAAACCATGAGCGGAAATGAGAACAATAGGAGTGCAACACTGTAAATACATCAAAAAGGCAAGATAAGCTCTATTCACTCACATGATCTCTATAGAGAATGAACTCCTCAATAAAACCAGACGGAGGACCAGACTTTCATTTTCACTTGaagagaagcaaagaaaaaaagaagaagcacaacaacaacaaaaaatgggcTCATAGTCTACATTCATCACATGACTGCAAAGAAAAGATCTTGTCATTTACTGTATTTTCATGGTCAAACAATTATTGTTATAATTTAATGTAATGCTTTTTGCACCCACAAGTGTAGTTGTTAATAATTATTTCAGGACAAACATAAATATTGTGTATGAGGCATCTTACTGTAAATTtgaggaatataaaaaaaacacttatcagagcatgaaattttattcaAAAAATAGTTTTCCAGaactatacacatattacatatcagTATTCCAACAATCATTTTCAATGTGTTGAGCATTTTGGATAAAGTGTCATTTTATGTGTAAACATTATAATACCTGTGCTTTAAGTGCTCTTGATATAAGTGCCTGTGTCACATTTGTTTTCCAGTGCTAGCTTTTGTATTTGCAACATAccttaacgggacactgaacccaaatttattttttcgtggttcagatacagcatgcaattttaagcaactttctaatttactcctattatcaatttgtctttgttctcttgctatctttatttgaaaaagaaggcacataagctttttttcttggttcagtactctggacagcacttttttttattggtgggtgattttatccaccaatcagcaaggacaacccaggttgttcaccaaaaatgggccggcatctaaacgtacattcttgcatttcaaataaagataccaagagaataaagacaatttgataataggagtaaaatagaaagttgcttaaaatttcatgctctatctgaatcacgaaagaaaaaatttggctttagtgtccctttaagtgacatcttaATCTTTAATATCAGCTGATACTTTGAATAAACACTTTGGgcaatatcgggtttattgtggctgtttgtgtgCGTCGGAAGGAGCACTcgcattaccagttgaaagtaaatgcgaatgcgtgagcgtaattgtgatttacgctagaatgattaccacaacctcagagctctggttaactgttacgtgaaacataaaagtgtcacaaaacacataaaaaatacattataaagtacaaatacactcataataacactatctaataaacaatattaaaaaaatatataaatattgctcAAAACAAGTTATAGCAAGTTATAACAAGttataaagggctttaacatagggatagatacatacatatatttatgtctatatgtgtgtacatatgtatttatatgggtatatatgtatttacaggcatatatacacatataaacagataaatacacatgtatagatatatagacacgtatataaaagtgcattggagccctttgcagtcaagtagatgaaaatatgttaaagcatatttattcaatattcatttttaataaagtgttatattgtgtgtttactgtaaatatttcacattccaatgttctatgtaatattaaatagatattgctatatatatctgtatatatctatagctatatatatatatatatatatatatatatatatatatatatatatatatatatatatatatagaatgtaatatattaagatttttatgttgggttagcgcatttgagaaaaaTGCTATCATGTTTGCGcagtttagttttattattattatttatttttagagcgccaacagattctgcagcgctataaacataggcgatatacaaggtaacatttatagggataaaataggtagagggccctgccgttagttgcacttttgtagtcagctcttatgaaggtaacTTGCAAACAGTAGGGCtctaaggcttacatgctaagggggttcaaggggaaagcaatggaggagaggaactgggattaggaaaggttagtgtaggttgtatgcatccctgaacagtaaagtctttagggagcacttgaagctttcaaaattaggggagtgtcttgtggagcaaggcagagggttccacaagacggaagccagtctggagaagtcctgtaaatgggaatgtgaggaggtaacaagaggggAGGAgaataggaggttgtgagcagagcgaaggggacgggagagtatctggagacaaggtcttagatgtagggggagcagtgcagttgagggctttgtatgtcagagtgagaattttgtgttttattctggaggcaagaggaagccagtgaagggattggcaaggaggtgcagcagatgaagagtgaagagtaatgaagatgagcctggcagaggcattcattatggattgtaaaagagctaggtgacagctagggagaccagagaggacggagttgctgTAATCGAggaaggaaaggatgagagagtggattaaaatcttagttgtgtcttatgtaaATAAATGACTAagtttagatatgtttttaaggggaaagcggcaggatttagccaaggactgaatgtgaggagtgaaagaaagatctgagtcaaatgtgaccctgaaacatcgggcatgcggggtaggggtaatgatggagttgtcgacatccaggatgagatgtgagaaagacagttggtgacacgggctagcaaggaaggagataggtctggtgcagagaggtagatttgggtgtcattagcatacaaatgatattgaaactggtgggactttattaaggaacctaatgatgacgtgtatattgagaagagaaggggaccaaggacagagccttgtggtaccccaacagaaagtggtaacgaggcagaggaagccccagagaaggctacactaaaggtacggttagacaggtaggaagagaaccacgagagggctgtgtcacaaatgctgaaggattggagggtttggagcaaaagagggtggtgaacagtatcaaaggctgcagactgaTCAAGGaatataagcagagagaagtggcttttggattttgctgtaagtaggtcattgttaaccttaacgattgctgtctctgtggagtgatgggacaaaatccagattgcagtgggtcaaggagggagtttaatgtaaggaaatgggataggcgtgcatatactagcttttcaagaagctttgaggcaagaaggagtagggaaatagggcggtagtagGGTGGGGATGTTGGATCGcgagaagattttttgaggataggtgtgaccagcgcatgttttagAGGTGAGGGaattataccggtgctgagggagaggttgaaattgtgtgtgagtatagaggtaagggtagTAGAGATGGAGGGGAGTAGATGTAtgtggatggggtcgaggggacaggtagtgaggtgagagcacataataataagtgcagaaacttcttcctcagtaacaggggtgaaatagctacatttatggctatgtgggttttggatgattgcaaacttttgagggggtgggagactggtagtatgttgagagctcatttcatttctgatggagtcgattttgttattgaagtggctggtaaaatcttgagctgagagagaagttgtattaggaggtgggggcgGGCGGAGAAGAGTGAAGAACAGACTCTTGGTTTTAAAGAAAGAGTAgacataagagtagagaagtagtgttgcttataaagattaagggctgaatagtaggagttcaagattaacttgtagtgaagaaagtcagctgaactctgagattttatccagtgccactcagcagtatgggaacatctgcgtaggtaccatgttagaggagtgtgccagggctgaggatgagtgtgtcatttccgagcTATAGTagtaggggccagattgtcaaggaccgatgtaagggtggaattatagtcgcggatagattggtcagggcaggaaaaagagggGATGAAAGAGAAGAGAGGTTTgagagaactagcgagctgttgctgatctaatgacataatgcttctgtgaagtttggtgtgaggggtagaaggagggagagttgtagggagggatgtgatgttgcaagtgaggagatgatggtcagaaagaggaggaGTGCACTTTTCATGTTCCActgaagtctatggaggaatacgttaatgcggtcatGATATTCTAACCAGCTTTTTGCGCAAATCATGGTTAGCATGCAATGAAAAAtgtattacttttaacttgtaagacacctgcaaaaagcttacttctagtgcagttaacccaCAAATAGGAGagataaatagagctccacttgtaatctagccctttgttggaTAGTGTTACTTTAAATGTATTACTGATGATTGcttattgttttctttatattaGTTCTAAAATCCTATTTACTTTTAGGATACAGGTTCACATTAACTTTTTTACTTTAAAGTCACAATATGTTTCAAATCTCCCCACCTAAATACATAAGGTTGGTGTAAGATGTGCATATTACTTTAAACCCCTTGTAAGAAAACATTCCAAGACATTTAATTATCCAATCAGAATAAGGTGCTTGTTAAAGGTTGTTTGCCTGTGCTGAATGATCTGCTTGGTCATTGAGTCAACTCATTCATTCTGGCAATTAAAACTGGACCCTCGAATCCAGTAGCATATCTGGGCATATTTTAATGGGGTTAGTCTAACTGCTACATTATAATCCTTTGGCTCTCCAGATATCTCCACCCACTGATGACCAGAGAACACACCAATGACTTTCCTTTCCCAGCGACCTTTGTCCCACAACCGTCCATAAACCCCTGAGCCACTTGCACCTGGCTGTGCATCACAGTGCTGATAAAGAAGATGCTCTGTCTGCTGTTCTACAAGACATGATCGATAAACTAGTTCCCCACGTCTATCACTGTCAAAACCAGAGAAGTGCATCCGCTTCCCAGCCAGGTCTTTAAGAGGTGGGGTGACTGCTAAACGCATGTGAGGCCTGGGCTGAGCCCTGCGCAACTCCAAAACAGCATAATCATAATCCATGCTGGCTTCAATAGGTGCTCCTATCCACCCACGTGGAACTCTTGTTGATTGAACACGCACCCAACGCAGGGAAGATTTGGCTACTGGTCGCAGAAAGCCTACACGCAACATTTTTGCACCCTTAACATAGTCCTGGCCATCATGGATGCAGTGAGCAGCAGTCAGTACATGCCGTTCAGTTACCAGCACTCCTGTACATCCTGTTGATATACGTACAGCTGTAGCAAAGGGGAAATCCTTTAGATAACGTTGATTATGTATGGAGAAGCGCATGTCTGGACCATATATTTGCCTTCGAGTGCGTACTGAATGAGTTCTTCTTTCTAAATGCTCCTTGTCATTTTGTCTTACTCGCAATGCAACAGTTGTCAATGTACGACTCCCGTTATAATATGCAGTTTCAAAGTCTAGCTTATGTGTCGTGGCTTGGGCTTCAGTCTGTGACTCTTGAAAGGCACATCTCTCTGTACATACTGTACTCAGCTCTGGTGCATCAAGAGCAGTGAAATGAGAAGGGGTCAAAGGCAATATCCTGCGTGGGATCAGCTCAAATGTGGGGAGATCAGAGGTAGAAATGgatagaagaagaagagagaatacAGTTATGAAAGATGAGATTCCAGGGACCATCATATTAACGTCACTGCAGAGAAAAGGGAAACACagaaacagtgttacaatcattatatTATATTCATTTAACAAGGGCATTGTGAAACTCTAGAGGATATATTTTTTCTGTGTGTATCAGTTTCTGCACTTTTACTGTGCCATTGTATGTGCACATTGCTAAGCTTTGTAATTATAAGTACAGAGCTAATTTGACGTACCTCTACAGTTTGTGTTATACAACAGTGCGTACaatattgtaatcttttttgtCTTAATCCCAACTCCTATCTAATCCAAGATGTTTTAAACAGACcagaaacccaagatttttcttttgcGATTATAAATAGTTTcctctttacttctattatcaaatttacttagttctcataatattctttgttgaagagatatctagataggtaccatgcacatttctggagcagtatatgACAGGAAAC
This genomic window contains:
- the LOC128645809 gene encoding serine protease 23-like; this translates as MMVPGISSFITVFSLLLLSISTSDLPTFELIPRRILPLTPSHFTALDAPELSTVCTERCAFQESQTEAQATTHKLDFETAYYNGSRTLTTVALRVRQNDKEHLERRTHSVRTRRQIYGPDMRFSIHNQRYLKDFPFATAVRISTGCTGVLVTERHVLTAAHCIHDGQDYVKGAKMLRVGFLRPVAKSSLRWVRVQSTRVPRGWIGAPIEASMDYDYAVLELRRAQPRPHMRLAVTPPLKDLAGKRMHFSGFDSDRRGELVYRSCLVEQQTEHLLYQHCDAQPGASGSGVYGRLWDKGRWERKVIGVFSGHQWVEISGEPKDYNVAVRLTPLKYAQICYWIRGSSFNCQNE